The DNA region TAGCTGATCTCATTGGAGATATTGATCCCATTAAAGCTGCTAACCTGAAACTAAGCTTTGCTGATGAGCGTGTAATTCATTACGGTATCATACCCAGAAGTAACCGTGGCATTTTTGTCATCAATGAAATTCCTGATCTGCAGGCACGCATCCAGGTTCCTTTATTCAACATATTAGAAGAAGGCGATGTGCAGATCCGTGGGTTTAAACTTCGTCTGCCATTAGATATTTTATTTGTCTTTACTGCCAACCCGGAAGATTATACTAACCGTGGATCAATTGTAACACCATTGAAAGATCGTATCGAAAGCCAGATACTGACGCACTATCCAAAAACAATAGAAGTTGGTTTAGCAATTACTGACCAGGAAGCAAGTATTCATGCTGAGCAGGCAAAGAAAGTTGAAGTAAGTGATTTGATGAAGCGGTTGATTGAGCAGGTTGCTTTTGAAGCAAGAAATAGTGAATATGTTGATAAGAAAAGTGGTGTAAGTGCAAGGCTTACAATTTCAGCATTGGAAAATGCAGTGAGTACAGCAGAATTAAGAGCCATTCAAAACAAAGAAAAAACAACACAGGTGTGGATGAGTGATCTCATTGGGATCATTCCATCCATCACAGGAAAAATTGAACTGGTGTATGAAGGGGAGCAGGAAGGTCCGTACCAGGTCGCTTTTCATTTGCTTGATAAAGCCATCCGCTCACAGTTTGTGCAATACTTTCCCAATCCTGAACAGCCGAAAAAAGAAAGCAGGAAGCATCTGATAATCCGTACAAGTCAATTACGCATTGGTTTGATAAAGGAAATCAGCTAAGTCTTTTGATGAATACAAAAGACGAAGATAAAGTTCACCAGTTGTATAATGTAGATGGATTATATCCTTTGGTAAAAAAATATTTTAAAGGAGCCAATGAACAGCAGGCTGCTTTACTGATGGAGTTTGTATTGCATGGTCTTGCATCCTATTCATTGATCAGTAAAAAAGTAGTGGAAGGAAGGATAGAGTTCAATGACTTAATGGGAAGTATAATTGATATGAAAGCAAGCAGGGACAGTGATGAAGATGAGGATTTTGACGGAGAAGATTTTACTTAATTGTACGATAGTCTTAAAACAGGAAAGGTGAGCATTGCTCACCTTTCCTGTTTATGAAATGAGTTTAAAATTTATAGCCTAACGATAAACCACCATAAGCCGGGTTAAAAAAGCCATCTCCGAAAACGGGGTTAATTGCTACACGTAAAACCAAGCCACCCTCTTTTTGCTGATAGCGGTAACCAAAATTAAGATGACCAAAACTTTTTGTAAAAGGGGAGAAGTTAATCACATCATTATTATCCCTTGTATAGTCAACATAAGTGAAACCTGCGCCTAATTCAATATAATCCCGGTCGTTTTTAGATAGTAAATAGGTAAGTCCAACAGGAATATATACAGCGCCGCTATTATCTATTTTATAACCACCAACACCAATACGGCCACCAAATCCTTTATCGGAAGCTGTAAACCTTGTGTCGTAGTTAAAGGAAATAACTCCGGGGCCACCTGCTTCAATATAAATCGACATGCCAGGTTTTTGGGGAGCAGGTTTTTCCTGAGCCTGTGCAAGTAAAAAGAAAAGAAAGATACCAGAGCAAAGCAAGAGTGTTTTTTTCATTATAATCAGTTTATACCAAGATACCTGAAGAGAAGATATTGCTGCTTGAAAAAATGTTAAAGAGGAAATTGTAATGATGATATTGATCAGTTAGTCTTCAACTGACAGATCAGAATCACTTAACAGGTTAATATCAACATCTGTTCCCGCAATTCCTTCAACAGAACCACGGATATGTGCAGCATTCAATAAAACTTTTTCCAGTTGTTTTTCCCGTTGCTTCCAGAGTTTTTCCATGGCATCACGTTCTTTCTGGATGGAAATTTTCATGCTCATAAAACCTTCACGGATGGCTTTCCACTGTTCTCCAAATTCATTGCCCGTTAAATAGTCATAGAGCATCTGCATTTTTTCGCCTTTGTTTTCCTGTCCTTTTGTTGCCTGTGCAATACGGATGATGCTGTCTCTTAAAACATGTGTCAAAGCTTTTACTTCAGCAAAACTGCATACCCACACGCCATCTTTTTGACCAAACCTGTCAAGATCTTTCGGCATGGCCTGTGTTACAATCACGGCAATATTTGCTGCCTGACTGCGCATATCTGCTTTCAGTTTTTCAATCCACTGATCAGAAAAATCTTTGGTGCGTTTGCTTTCAAAAATAATCTTGCCGCATTCTTGCCCAAACTGGTTGCGTACAAGCAGTATGCAATCTGCCCCCTTCACTCCTTTACCAACTTCTTCAATACTGTCGTATGGAAATGACTGACGAAGCAGATCTTCCAGCAGTAATTCCTGTACTTCACCTTGCAGTTGCATTGACCCCTGTTCTGCTTTTCGTGTCATTTCTTCTGCAAGTTTTTTCTGATCATCTCTTTGCTTTTCAAGTTCTTTAATTTTAAGCAGGTAGTCACTCTCTTTATTAGCGTTTTTTTGTTCTTCTGTTTTTTTAACTTCTTCCGCAATACGTGTTCTTTCTTCCTGTAATTTTCTTTGAACAGATAATTCAAGCTCTTCCTCTTTAGTTTTCAGTTCCTGCATTTTTTGCAAAAACTCAAGTTCTTTTTTTCTTGATTCTTTCAGTTTTTCTTCATTGTCTTTATTATTCTGCTCAAGCAGGCGGAGTTTGTTTTCAAAATCAGAAGAAATAGATTTTCGTAATAATTCCTCAGTTTGTTGTTGAATTTTTAGTTTCTCATCAGCAAACTCTTTTTCTTTTTCTTTTTCCAGTCTTCGGCCTTAGCATTTGCTTCTTTTTGAATTTGCTCCTCTATCGATTTTCGAATCGATTCATTTGGTTCAAACTCATGGCCGCAGTTAGGGCATTTTATTTCGGTTGACATCTTATCTTTTTTGCAAGTTTACGAAAGAAGTATCAGAGCTGGCTGGAGGAAGTGCCTCGCCTGGTGGTGGCAATATACATACCAATATCAGCCAGCATTTTCAGAATGAGAAAAATAACAGAAGTTCCAAAACCAAGTAAAGGCGGCACCAGAATCATTAAATGCATGGGGATGATACGCATGTAGGGCACAAAGAACATTTTCCCGATATTTTCTTTTTCTCCTTCCTTTTTTCCCGATCTCCTCCTGATTAAATCAATTGTGCTTTCAACAAGGAAGATGCCGCCGGTTATTAAAACAATTTTTGCATTGGCCCCTGCTGAAAAACCCGTAAGCAGGAAAATGGCATACACTAAATGGAAAAAGCCAAAATGAAATAAAAAGAAGAAGGCTGCACAGCCAATATTTTTCTTAGTAACGGGTTGATCGTTCATTTTCATGCTCGTTTCATCGGGATTCTCCACTTTCAGCAGTTCAATAAAAGTGAAAAAGCCAATGAGGATGCTCTGCAGCCAGTAAATCCAGACAATGGTATTGAATTCAGTCGGGTTCTGCAGATAGTAGTAAATAAGGTAACCGTTGATAAGTAATAAAAACCAGGCCCGGGGATCTTTGAGTGTTCGTTGCAGCAAGTGAGTAAGTTTCTGCCAAAATACTTATCTCTCTCTTAAAAGCGAAATGTTCGCAAACATTTCTCCTGTCTTCATTGCGGTTTCATACTTTTTTGCAAATGGCAGGGAGTAAAGCCTTGTTTCTATATATTTGCGCAGTTTGATTTAACTATCATATTCATGCAATCAACTGCAGAAGGCAAACTTTTTGAGACTCTTTTTAACCACGCAAGCATTGGCATTATTGTAGTCAATAGTGCTGCCGAAATTACATTGGTTAATCAATTTGCTTTATTCCAGTTTGGCTATGAAAGTTCAGCTGAATTGAAGGGTAAAAAGATTGAAGTACTGATTCCGGGCCGTTTTCATGGTAAGCATGTGGCCCAGAGGGATGGATATATCCATAAGCCAAATAACAGGCCGATGGGTATTGGCCTCGATCTTTTTGGGAAAAAGAATGATGGTTCCGAATTTCCGGTTGAAGTGAGCCTGGGTAATTATGACTTTGGTGGCAATAAGTTCATAGTTGCTTTTGTGAACGATATTACCAAGCGTAAGGAGATTGAGCAGGAAATCATCAGAATGAATGAGGAACTGGAAGATAAAGTAGAGGAAAGAACGCTCTCGTTAAAGGAATCTGTTGAAAAGCTCAACCTTCAGATTGCAGAAACAGAAGAAAAAGACAAGGAATTAATGGAGGCTTTAAGCAGGGAGAAGGAACTGGGTGAATTAAAGTCCCGTTTTGTATCTGTTGCTTCACATGAGTTCAGGACTCCCCTTAGTACTGTACTGTCATCTATCTACCTCTTACAGAAATATACAACCTCAGACGAACAGCCCAAGAGGGAAAAGCATATTCAACGCATTATTTCATCGGTAAACCTGTTAACCGATATTTTGAACGACTTCCTTTCAGTTGGCAAGATTGAAGAAGGAAAAATTCAGGCCCGCTTCAGTACCTTTGATTTGAATAAAAACGTTGTTCAAACCATTGCAGAAATGCAGAGCATCAGCAAACCAGGTCAGCAGATCAGGTATGAGCATAAGGGCAAAAATGAGGTGGAGCTTGATCCGGGTATGTTTAAGCATATCACCTTAAATTTGCTCTCCAATGCGATTAAATTTTCGCCAGAGAGCTCTGATATTTACATCAGTACCTCGGTTGATGATACAGAAATTCAACTGAAAGTAAAGGATAGCGGAATTGGTATTTCAAAGGAAGATCAGGAGCATTTATTTGAACGTTTTTTCCGTGCAAATAATGCTATCAACATTCAGGGCACAGGATTAGGATTACATATTGTATCAAAATATGCTGAATTAATGAACGGAAAGATCACTTGTAAAAGCGATCTTGATCAGGGTACTGAATTCAACGTTATCTTTAAAAATAAATCGTAACAGTAATGAAGAAAATTCTGCTAATAGAGGATAATGACGAAATAAGGGAAAATACAGCCGAGATTCTTGAGCTGGCCAATTATAAAGTAGTTACGGCTGCCAATGGGAAGCTCGGTATTGAAACAGCTCTTGCAGAAGTACCCGATTTGATTGTTTGCGACATCATGATGCCGGTGCTGGATGGTTATGGTGTGCTGCATGCCCTGCATAAAAATGACAGCGTTAAGAATATTCCGTTTATCTTTTTAACGGCGAAAACAGAACGTGGCGATTTACGTAAAGGAATGGAACTGGGTGCTGATGATTATATTACCAAGCCTTTCAGTGGAACAGAGTTACTGAATGCAATTGAAGGAAGGCTGAAAAAAGCTGATCTGATTAAAGAAGAATTTTCCGGACTTGATGGTGTAAATAAATTATTGGCAGCTGCCGGTTCAAAAGATATTCTTGAATCTTTAACTACCGATAGGGATGTAAACAAATACAGGAAAAAACAGACTGTATATAACGAAGGAAACCGTGCCGCCCGTTTATTTTTTATTGTAAAGGGTAAAGTGAAAACCTTTAAATCAAATGATGATGGAAAGGAGCTGGTAGTTGGGTTATATACAGAAGGCGATTTTCTTGGCTATGTTGCATTGCTTGAAGGCAGCTCTTATAAAGAAACGGCAGAAGCAATGGAAGACAGTGAACTGGCCATTATTCCTAAAGCTGATTTTGATGAATTGATGAACATCAATCCACAGGTGGCACAGAAATTTATTCAACTGCTGGCAAAAAATGTGGCAGATAAAGAAGAGCATTTATTAGGACTGGCTTATAACTCTCTCCGTAAAAAAGTGGCAGATGCTTTAATGAGCCTGCAACGGAAATACAAAACAGGTGATGGTCATTTTTCAATTAATATCAGCCGTGAAAACCTGGCAAGTATTGCAGGTACTGCTACTGAATCACTCATCCGCACATTGGGCGATTTCAGAACTGAAAAACTAATTGATATTAAAGAGGGAAATATCATTATTCTCAATGAAAAAAAATTAGAGAACCTGCTGAATTAACAGGGGTATTAAATATCTGCCGGAAAAGGGTAAATGAAAAAAGCTGTTTGATTTAATCAAACAGCTTTTTTATGAACTATTCAACTGCAAGTGAAATGTCAGGCAATCGTCTCTGTTAAATACAGATTGAAATCGGACTTGAGCTTATTGAATTGCTTTTCAACAATCTCCATATCCTTATGCATTTTTTTAAGTCTTTTTTGTAATTCTTTTAATACAACTGCATCTTCACCGGCTTCTTTAGCCAGTAACTTATCCAGCTCATGAATATCCTGACGTAACATATTAACGGTGTCATCTTCAGAAATAAATTTATTCTGAAAGTATTCTGCACGTTCAAGGAACTCGTAATCAGTATCTGCCTGTAATACCTGCGACAAACGATTCTTCAAATGGTTGTTTTCCTGCTGTATAAACTGCAGGTAACGTTTCCACGTATCGCTTTCATGCCGGTACTGAAGAATTTTTTTGTTTGAAGCCATAGTAATGATCATAAAATTTATTTCTGAACGATATATTTATTTCTACTCTAACAAATCTAAAAACTAAGGCAGCCGTTTCGAATAACAAACGTCACTACCCACCCTGATACTTGTCATAGTCAACGGCTGATCTTAATCCTAATGACAATTAATTACCTCTCCCGGGGCATTCGCCATTACCGGGCTGATAAATGGTATACCCAGATTCATTCCCCTTAAAATGAGAATAAAGGCCATTATTGTCATCAGGTAAGGAACCGCATTCTTTATCTTTCTTCTTATTGGAAAGGAGATGGCATTTCCTGCAATACTTAAAACCATCATTAACGGCAGTGTTCCTGCGCCAAAAGCAGCCATAAAACCAGTACTTAAACTTAGCTCACTGAAATTTAAGGCACTTGCCAAAGCAACATATACCATACCGCAGGGTAACAATGCATTCACCATTCCCAAAAAAAGAAAGGATCCTTTTCTTTCTGCCTGTAACAAACGGATCATTTTGTTTTGAACAAATAGCTGTAACCGCTGCGCCCATTTTGGTTGCCAGGCATTTTGTAAAAAATAATAGTTGATGATAAACAACAGGATTACAGCTCCGCTGATGATTGACAGCCATTGCTGAAAGCCAGCCATGTAAACAGTGCGCCCTGCCATTCCGAAAATTAAACCGAGAATAGAATAGGTAATAATTCTTCCGGTATTATACAGTAATGCAGCCAGGCGTTGCTGCCATACCGCAAGGTGCTGCACAGGCAGAGCTAATGCAAGCGGGCCGCACATACCAATGCAATGCAAACTGCTGAATGCTCCCAAAATTAATCCTGCTGTAATTGCCTGAATCATTCGTTAATACTTACCGGTTGTTCGTTATAGTAATTCTGATTATCTGTTTTCCAGTTAATTTTTAATACATACTTGCCGGGTAAAATATCTTTTGCCGGAATAATCTGAACTGCCTCTTCTGATAACTGAATATTTATTTTTTTATCTTTTCCTGAATCTGCAGAACAGTAGAAGAAAATAGTTCCTTCTGCTTTCTTCTGTTTCATTTCCTGCGGAAACTGTATACTGATCTGATCATTCTGTTGCTGTACCTGTATTCCGCTGCTAAGTTTGTTTGCAAGGTTGGTACCATCAATTACCTGCTGATAAGCGAGTTCATCTTTATAGTAGTCTTTACTCACCAGGTCGAAATGTGATTGAGTGGTTTTGTATATCAAAAAAAGATGAATGCTGCAAAAGCTATAAATACAATCGTCAGTTTATGTCCCCAATTCAGTGTCATAGTAATTTAATTTATTCGTTTACGTATACAGGCCCGAGAAAACTTGTTTTGATTACATCAATTTTCTTTTCACCGTTATATAAACCAACTTTTAAAATAGTTTTACGTTTAGTAATGCTTTTATTGGGTAGAGTAATAAAGAATGATCCGGCACCCTGTCCATCACTGTGTACATGAATGAATTCGCCCACCATTTGAACTTTTCCGTTTCCCCCTTCTATTCTTACCGTAAGCGGTATATCGTTAACAGTCTTATTCATCACCTTAATATTGTACAGGTTTGAAACGCTGTCGGTTCCTTTTTCCTGGTACAGTAAACCCGGTGTACGCATTACGGTTGCTTTTACATCTTTTTGGGATACCAGTAAAATGGTTAGCAGGCTCAACAATACAACCAGCAAGACAGTATACATACGCATACGTCGTGTATAATGCAGCTTCTCATGATTGGCAATTCCATTTTCACTTGCATAACGGATCAGCCCTTTCTTAAAGCCAACGCTTTCCATCATATGATCGCAGGCATCAATACAGGCTGTACAACCAACACATTCCATTTGAGTGCCGTTACGGATATCAATTCCTGTTGGGCAAACTTTTACACACTGGCCACAATCAATGCAATCACCTGCTGTTCTTTCTTCTTTTTTATTAAACTTTTTTCTTTCTTCTCCACGTTTGTAATCATAAGCAACAATCATGGAGTTTCTGTCGAGCAGTACACCCTGCAATCTTCCGTAAGGACAAACAACAATACAAGCCTGTTCTCTGAAGTTTGCATATACAGCATAAAATACTCCACTGAAAACCAT from Chitinophagaceae bacterium includes:
- a CDS encoding PAS domain S-box protein; the protein is MQSTAEGKLFETLFNHASIGIIVVNSAAEITLVNQFALFQFGYESSAELKGKKIEVLIPGRFHGKHVAQRDGYIHKPNNRPMGIGLDLFGKKNDGSEFPVEVSLGNYDFGGNKFIVAFVNDITKRKEIEQEIIRMNEELEDKVEERTLSLKESVEKLNLQIAETEEKDKELMEALSREKELGELKSRFVSVASHEFRTPLSTVLSSIYLLQKYTTSDEQPKREKHIQRIISSVNLLTDILNDFLSVGKIEEGKIQARFSTFDLNKNVVQTIAEMQSISKPGQQIRYEHKGKNEVELDPGMFKHITLNLLSNAIKFSPESSDIYISTSVDDTEIQLKVKDSGIGISKEDQEHLFERFFRANNAINIQGTGLGLHIVSKYAELMNGKITCKSDLDQGTEFNVIFKNKS
- a CDS encoding response regulator, producing MKKILLIEDNDEIRENTAEILELANYKVVTAANGKLGIETALAEVPDLIVCDIMMPVLDGYGVLHALHKNDSVKNIPFIFLTAKTERGDLRKGMELGADDYITKPFSGTELLNAIEGRLKKADLIKEEFSGLDGVNKLLAAAGSKDILESLTTDRDVNKYRKKQTVYNEGNRAARLFFIVKGKVKTFKSNDDGKELVVGLYTEGDFLGYVALLEGSSYKETAEAMEDSELAIIPKADFDELMNINPQVAQKFIQLLAKNVADKEEHLLGLAYNSLRKKVADALMSLQRKYKTGDGHFSINISRENLASIAGTATESLIRTLGDFRTEKLIDIKEGNIIILNEKKLENLLN
- a CDS encoding sulfite exporter TauE/SafE family protein; this translates as MIQAITAGLILGAFSSLHCIGMCGPLALALPVQHLAVWQQRLAALLYNTGRIITYSILGLIFGMAGRTVYMAGFQQWLSIISGAVILLFIINYYFLQNAWQPKWAQRLQLFVQNKMIRLLQAERKGSFLFLGMVNALLPCGMVYVALASALNFSELSLSTGFMAAFGAGTLPLMMVLSIAGNAISFPIRRKIKNAVPYLMTIMAFILILRGMNLGIPFISPVMANAPGEVINCH
- a CDS encoding FixH family protein; this encodes MIYKTTQSHFDLVSKDYYKDELAYQQVIDGTNLANKLSSGIQVQQQNDQISIQFPQEMKQKKAEGTIFFYCSADSGKDKKINIQLSEEAVQIIPAKDILPGKYVLKINWKTDNQNYYNEQPVSINE
- the ccoG gene encoding cytochrome c oxidase accessory protein CcoG; the protein is MSDTEVKDQEKQSFRDRIATVDEEGKRKWIYAQKPKGKFYNIRTIVSGFFFLIFLTLPFIYIKGRPLFLFNVPKAKFILFGQVFWPQDFFIFGIIMITFVVFIILFTAAFGRLFCGWICPQTNFMEMLFRKLEYLIEGDAPKQKILAASPWTTNKIVRKVTKHVVFYVLAILIANYFLAYVIGIKELWEMIQRPTENVGNIAALMVFSGVFYAVYANFREQACIVVCPYGRLQGVLLDRNSMIVAYDYKRGEERKKFNKKEERTAGDCIDCGQCVKVCPTGIDIRNGTQMECVGCTACIDACDHMMESVGFKKGLIRYASENGIANHEKLHYTRRMRMYTVLLVVLLSLLTILLVSQKDVKATVMRTPGLLYQEKGTDSVSNLYNIKVMNKTVNDIPLTVRIEGGNGKVQMVGEFIHVHSDGQGAGSFFITLPNKSITKRKTILKVGLYNGEKKIDVIKTSFLGPVYVNE